The Campylobacter sp. CN_NE2 region ATATGTTGGAATTTAGAGAACAAAAAGTTATGCAACAGCAAATTTCACAATATGGCATTATTCAACAAATATATGATGACGATGCACTCGAAGGTTTATTTTACGGTAAGAATACAGATAATAAAGTAACCATAAAAACAAATTTAAGAACTTTAACATTTAGTTTTAAAACCAATGAGCTAAAAGATCCGATTATTGGTAACACAATTCATACAAATCAACAAGTGCAACGCACTTATAAACCAATGAATGTATCAGAAACTGCAAATTTAATATATAGTAATCATCAAGCAAAAATTTTAGCAAACGCATACAATGAACTTATTGACAACAATGAAAAAAAAGAAAAATTTTTAGATTATATTAAAATGTTTGACGAAGAAAACAAAGACATCTATGAGTGTGAATTAAAAAAAGATAATCTATACATTCGTATGCGTTCTTTACAAAAACCAATAAATATAAAACAAATGGGTCAAGGTTTTATTTTTTATGCTACTATTTGTGCTTTGCTTGTGCGTGGCGATAAAACTATAATCATAGATGAGATAGAAAATGGACTTCATTATTCTGCGTTAGATATGGTCTTAAATATAATATTTGATAAAGCAAAAAATGAAAATATTCAGTTTTTTATTTCTACACATAGTTTAGAATTTTTAAAAAAAGCAAATATTATATTAGATAGTGGAAAATTTGGGGATTTGGTAAGCGTATTTAATATTTTTAAACAAAAAGACGGTTCTACTGATTATATAAAATATTCACAAAAAGAATTTATTAGAGAACTTGATTTAGATAATGAAATTAGGGGCTTTTAATGAGAATTTTTGTTGAAGGCGAAAGTGATAAAATTTTTATAAAATTTTATTTAGAACATTTAAATATAAATGATAATTACAAAATTACAGTCGTAGGCGAAGAAGATAAAAAAGGTGGAAAAGATAATATTATCCATACCAATGAAATAGAAAAAATTGAAGATAAATTTTTGGTTATTTTCGATGCCGATGATGATTTAGAAGCAGCCAAAGATAATATTAAAGAACAAATAAGCAATATAAATTCAAATGCTCAATATGAAATTTTTCTTTTTCCAAACAATAAAGACAATGGAAATTTAGAAACATTGTATGTAAAAATTGCCACGAATACAAAATTTATAGAGTGTTTTGAAAAATACAAAAAGTGTATAAATCAGCAACTATCAAACAAATCAAAAATTTATGCGTATTTAGAAGCTTGTGGTTTAAAAACCAATTACGAAAAAATTAAATTAGACGAACTAAGAAATGCTTTTAATTTTGAAGATGATTATTTAAAACCACTAAAAGAATTTTTAGAAAAAAATTTAGGTGGCGCACAATGAAACCATACTACACCATAATTTTACTGATTTTTTCAAATGTTTTGATGACGATTGCCTGGTATGCGCACCTGAAATTTACCAAAATCCCGTTTTTTAGCAACCTTGGGCTTTTTGGGATTATTCTATTTGGCTGGTGCGTGGCGTTTTTCGAGTATTGTCTGCTGATCCCAGCCAATAAATACGGCTACATCGGCAACGGCGGTTCGTTTGACATTTGGCAACTAAAAGTCATGCAAGAAGTCATCACGCTTAGCGTTTTTAGCGTGTTTGCACTGCTGATTTTCAAAAGCGAAGCCTTTCGGATAAACCACATTATAAGCTTTGTTTTTCTAGTTTTGGCTGTGTATTTTATGTTTAAAAAATAGGAAATTTTATGATATTTTTTGGTTTTTCAAAACGATTTTGGCGATTTGAGATGGTTCCGTGAAACCCGCAAAATAGGCAAAATTCAGAAATAAAATTTAATAAAAAGGACAAAAGATGAGTAAAATCAAAGTAGGAATTTTAGGTTATGGAAATTTAGGTCGTGGCGTCGAACTAGCCGTGCGAAACACAAGCGATATGGAAGTTTTTGGCGTTTTTTCTCGCCGTGAGCCAGCTAGCGTGAAAACCTGCGGCGCGAGTGTTTATAGTGTGAATGAAATCTTAAATTTCAAGGGAAAATTCGATGTTTTGGTGCTTTGCGGTGGCTCGGCGACTGATTTGCCAACTCAAACGCCAGAGTTTGCCAAAAACTTCTGCGTTGTCGATAGTTTCGATACACACGCCAAAATCCCTGAACACTTCGCAAATGTAGATAACGCAGCCAAAGGCGGCGGAAATGTCGGCATTATCGCTATTGGCTGGGATCCGGGTCTATTTTCGCTAAACCGCCTTGTGGGCGAAAGCGTGCTAGAAAGCGGCGAGAGCTACACATTTTGGGGCAAAGGCGTGAGCCAAGGGCATTCTGACGCTATCCGCCGAATCAAAGGTGTAGTCGATGCTAGACAATACACAGTGCCGATAGAAAGCGCGTTAGCAAGTGTCAGAGCCGGAGAAAATCCAAATTTAAGCACCCGTGAAAAGCATTTGCGTGAGTGTTTCGTGGTAGTAGAAGACGGCGCAGACAAGGCGAAAATCGAAAACGAAATCAAAACAATGCCAAATTATTTCGCTGATTACGATACGACCGTGCATTTTATCGACCTTGAAACACTAAAACGCGAACACGGCGGAATCCCGCATGGTGGCTTCGTGCTAAGAAGCGGTAGCACAGGAGAGCACGGCGAGACAAAACACCTAATCGAATTTAGCCTAAAACTTGATTCAAACCCTGAATTCACAGCTAGCGTGCTAGTGGCGTATGCAAGAGCGGCGCACCGACTGCATAAAGAGGGCAAAAGCGGTGCATTTAGCATTTTTGACATCGCACCTGCGCTAATCTCGCCAAAAACCCCTGAGCAGCTCAGAAAAGAGATTTTGTAAAATTTATTGCCGTGCGAATTTGTAATTTGCACGGCGAGATTTAAAAAGAATTTTTGAGTAGAAATTGTGAATTTAAACGACAAAGAGAATTTGAAAATTACGAATTTAAGGGATTATGACAAAGAGCCGATAATCA contains the following coding sequences:
- a CDS encoding DMT family protein; the encoded protein is MKPYYTIILLIFSNVLMTIAWYAHLKFTKIPFFSNLGLFGIILFGWCVAFFEYCLLIPANKYGYIGNGGSFDIWQLKVMQEVITLSVFSVFALLIFKSEAFRINHIISFVFLVLAVYFMFKK
- a CDS encoding diaminopimelate dehydrogenase: MSKIKVGILGYGNLGRGVELAVRNTSDMEVFGVFSRREPASVKTCGASVYSVNEILNFKGKFDVLVLCGGSATDLPTQTPEFAKNFCVVDSFDTHAKIPEHFANVDNAAKGGGNVGIIAIGWDPGLFSLNRLVGESVLESGESYTFWGKGVSQGHSDAIRRIKGVVDARQYTVPIESALASVRAGENPNLSTREKHLRECFVVVEDGADKAKIENEIKTMPNYFADYDTTVHFIDLETLKREHGGIPHGGFVLRSGSTGEHGETKHLIEFSLKLDSNPEFTASVLVAYARAAHRLHKEGKSGAFSIFDIAPALISPKTPEQLRKEIL
- a CDS encoding AAA family ATPase; the protein is MVEYLKIENFKSMKELEISGLSHINIFVGKANTGKTSVLEALSLLYERPKNYAFDNMLEFREQKVMQQQISQYGIIQQIYDDDALEGLFYGKNTDNKVTIKTNLRTLTFSFKTNELKDPIIGNTIHTNQQVQRTYKPMNVSETANLIYSNHQAKILANAYNELIDNNEKKEKFLDYIKMFDEENKDIYECELKKDNLYIRMRSLQKPINIKQMGQGFIFYATICALLVRGDKTIIIDEIENGLHYSALDMVLNIIFDKAKNENIQFFISTHSLEFLKKANIILDSGKFGDLVSVFNIFKQKDGSTDYIKYSQKEFIRELDLDNEIRGF
- a CDS encoding DUF3226 domain-containing protein, whose product is MRIFVEGESDKIFIKFYLEHLNINDNYKITVVGEEDKKGGKDNIIHTNEIEKIEDKFLVIFDADDDLEAAKDNIKEQISNINSNAQYEIFLFPNNKDNGNLETLYVKIATNTKFIECFEKYKKCINQQLSNKSKIYAYLEACGLKTNYEKIKLDELRNAFNFEDDYLKPLKEFLEKNLGGAQ